A window of Terriglobia bacterium genomic DNA:
GGAAAGATAAGGCGCTCAGCCGCGCCGCTCTGGCGTTCATTGACATTGCCGTGAAGCTCAAGAATCCGTCGGCAGCATCAGGTGTGCGCTAAAGGTAAATTCGCAAAAAATTTTTCCCCAATTGCATTGCGTGCGATGCAGTTTTCAATTACCTTTGCGATGGCCGAGTCCGAAATTCGGCCGAATCCCAAGTCATTCCTAGCTGACAGTGTGGAGGACACACCGAAATTGTCCAAAGATATGGTCCCCAAGCGCATATTTCTCACCAAGGGGGTGGGAAAGCACAAAGAACGGCTGACATCGTTCGAGCTGGCGCTCCGTGATGCCGGCATCGCAGCCCAGAACCTGGTGCGGGTTTCATCCATCTTCCCGCCGAACTGCAAAGTCATTCCGCGCGCGCAGGGGTTGAAGTATCTCTCTCCCGGCGAAGTCGTCTTCGCCGTCGTCGCCGAAAACAGCACTCGCGAACCGCACCGTCTGGTGGCATCCAGCATCGGCCTGGCTATTCCGGCCGACCGCAGCACTTACGGCTACCTGAGCGAACACCACTCGTTCGGCGAAACCGACCAGGTGGCCGGCGATTACGCCGAGGAACTGGCCGCCGAAATGCTCGCAACCACGCTGAACGTCGAGTTCGATCCGGACAAGAGCTGGGACGAGAAGAAAGAAGTCTACCGGATGTCGAACAAGATCGTGCGCACGATGAACATCACCCAGTCGGCGGTGGGCGATAAGAAGTCGCTGTGGACGACCACGATCGCGGCGGCAATTCTGATATTCGAGTAGAAGCGGACCGCGGATTTTCGCGGATAGACGCGGATAGAACAACGGCGGCCGAAATGGCCGCCGATATTTCGTTGGAGCGCCGACGCCTGGCCGGCCAAGAATCGCGCTGAGCGCGCCATCTCACTTCTTCTTTTTATCCAACCGTTCCAGTACTGCTCCGACAACCAGCGGTAGCCCAACTGTCGCATCAAGGAACAACTCTCCGAACTTTCCACCTTCTTCCGGCGGCACGAACTTGCCCCAGGAAATCGCCTCCTGGTAGGGCGAGCCGGAGAGGCCGCCCCAGTGAACGGGCTCGGGGCAAATGCGCAGGCCGTAGTGATAGCGCTTGAGCGGCAGGTCTTCCCCGCCCCGGCGTACGCGCAGGTCTATGTACGGCCCGAATTGCTGAGACCAATTGCGCGGAACTCCGCCACCGATGGTGAAGATGCCGAGCCGCTTCTGCTTCAGCAGGGTGTCGGCAAAGTGATTCATGTCGAGAAATGGATTGAACTGGATCTCCGGCCGCCCGGCGCGCTTGCGCTTGCCATTGTGGACAGCCAAGTCGAGGCCCATTTCGGAGTCGCTGAAGGCCGGCACAAACACCGGAACGCCCCTCTCGTAGGCAGACTTCAGGATGCCGCGCCCACGCACCTTCTCGCTGAGGTATTTCCCGATCAGGTGGTTCAACCGCCACGAGCACATTACTTCGTTCTCGGCGTCCCAAGCCTCGAGGATCTTGGAGACGATCCCCTCGACGAAGTTCAGATTCGTCTCCGGCTCCAGCGTGTCGTAGACGCGGTTGTAACCGGCCTCGTAGAGTTCGACGTCGTTCATCTTCTCGTCATAGACGAAGTGAGCTTTCCCGGCGGCTTCTACCAGTCCGTGCGCCATCAACGCGCCGGTCGAGACAATGGCGTTCACGATCCCACGGTCGATCAACTCGGTGATGATTAGCCCCTGCTTGGCGACCGTCATGGCGCCAGCAAGCGTCATCACCCTGAAAGCATCTTTGTCGCGAGCCATGGCTTCGAGCACGTCGGCGCACTGTCCGACCTGCCGGGCGGTGAACGCGGTCCGGCCCATGGCGCGCACGAGGTCGTCGATACCCTTGATCTTGGAGAGATCGAGCGGCTCCAGTGGTGTCAGCTTGTCGGAGATGGGGTCGTGGAGAGCTCGGTTAACGGCTCCGTCTGCAGACTTCTTCGTCTTCTTCTTGTCGGGCACGTTGCTACCTCGGAAAGAGAGCTGATGAGAATATTCCAAAGTAAATTGTGCGGGAGATGAAAGCAAGCACTCAGCAAAACGACAGGTGCGAGGTACGAGGTACGAGGCAAAGCCTAAAACAACTTGTTGTACGTCGTACTAGCACCTCGTACCTCGCACCTGCTGTGCTGATGCTGAATGCTTTGTTATCCTTTCACCCAGGAGCACCATGTCCGACAAGTTCAATGTTGGCCTTATCC
This region includes:
- a CDS encoding arginine decarboxylase, pyruvoyl-dependent — encoded protein: MVPKRIFLTKGVGKHKERLTSFELALRDAGIAAQNLVRVSSIFPPNCKVIPRAQGLKYLSPGEVVFAVVAENSTREPHRLVASSIGLAIPADRSTYGYLSEHHSFGETDQVAGDYAEELAAEMLATTLNVEFDPDKSWDEKKEVYRMSNKIVRTMNITQSAVGDKKSLWTTTIAAAILIFE
- a CDS encoding deoxyhypusine synthase family protein, producing the protein MPDKKKTKKSADGAVNRALHDPISDKLTPLEPLDLSKIKGIDDLVRAMGRTAFTARQVGQCADVLEAMARDKDAFRVMTLAGAMTVAKQGLIITELIDRGIVNAIVSTGALMAHGLVEAAGKAHFVYDEKMNDVELYEAGYNRVYDTLEPETNLNFVEGIVSKILEAWDAENEVMCSWRLNHLIGKYLSEKVRGRGILKSAYERGVPVFVPAFSDSEMGLDLAVHNGKRKRAGRPEIQFNPFLDMNHFADTLLKQKRLGIFTIGGGVPRNWSQQFGPYIDLRVRRGGEDLPLKRYHYGLRICPEPVHWGGLSGSPYQEAISWGKFVPPEEGGKFGELFLDATVGLPLVVGAVLERLDKKKK